In one Nicotiana tomentosiformis chromosome 6, ASM39032v3, whole genome shotgun sequence genomic region, the following are encoded:
- the LOC104104794 gene encoding rop guanine nucleotide exchange factor 12-like, with product MILETKNNSMAGGRALKRNETFKSRLAYDSGVASSPRAQQNQPSDMELMKEKFAKLLLGEDMSGGGKGVSSALALSNSITNLAASVFGELKRLEPMPAETKAKWRKEIGWLLSVTDHIVEFVPCNQKSKDGTNMEVMVTKQRSDLQMNIPALRKLDAMLIDCLDSFKDQSEFSYVSKDDQSEDGKNSRNDEKWWIPTPKVPPNGLSDPMRKWLQFQKDSVNQVHKAAMAINAQVLSEMEIPESYIESLPKKGRASLGDSIYKSITDEYFDPDYFFTTMDFSSEHKIVDLKNRIEASVVIWRRKMNAKDGKSTWGSAVSFEKREIFEERAELVLLILKQRFPGIPQSTLDISKIQYDRDLGQAVLESYSRIIESRAFTIMSRIEDVLQADAMAQNPSNGEVKRSLPDTEEVGKTLLDFIGWTADQEDNNTKKDLKEDSTKDVDVKFLGKPPNIVTNKRFSYLENLGMCRSPTARH from the exons ATGATTCTTGAGACGAAAAACAATTCCATGGCTGGGGGCAGGGCGCTTAAACGTAATGAGACTTTCAAGTCACGTTTGGCCTATGATTCAGGTGTCGCGTCTAGCCCTCGTGCCCAACAGAACCAGCCTTCAG ATATGGAGCTAATGAAGGAAAAGTTTGCAAAGTTGCTCCTTGGTGAGGATATGTCTGGTGGAGGAAAGGGTGTCTCTTCTGCGCTGGCTTTGTCAAATTCAATCACAAACCTAGCAG CTTCCGTTTTTGGAGAACTGAAGAGATTAGAGCCAATGCCAGCCGAGACAAAAGccaaatggagaaaagaaattgGTTGGCTTTTATCAGTCACAGATCACATTGTTGAATTTGTTCCTTGTAATCAAAAATCAAAAGATGGAACAAACATGGAG GTTATGGTAACAAAGCAGCGATCCGATCTTCAAATGAACATTCCAGCACTACGCAAGCTAGATGCAATGCTTATT GATTGCTTAGATAGCTTTAAGGATCAAAGTGAGTTCTCCTATGTATCAAAAGATGATCAATCAGAGGATGGAAAAAACAGCAGGAATGATGAAAAATGGTGGATACCTACTCCTAAGGTTCCTCCTAATGGCTTATCTGATCCCATGAGGAAATGGCTGCAATTTCAGAAGGATTCAGTAAACCAAGTTCATAAAGCAGCCATGGCTATAAATGCTCAAGTCCTGTCAGAAATGGAGATCCCAGAAAGTTATATAGAATCCCTACCTAAG AAAGGGAGAGCAAGCCTAGGAGATTCGATCTACAAAAGCATCACTGACGAGTACTTTGATCCGGATTACTTCTTCACAACTATGGACTTTTCTTCGGAACATAAAATTGTAGACCTAAAGAACAGGATTGAGGCTTCTGTAGTTATTTGGAGAAGAAAGATGAACGCTAAAGATGGGAAATCAACCTGGGGTTCAGCTGTTAGCTTTGAGAAGAGAGAAATCTTTGAAGAAAGAGCTGAGCTTGTCTTGCTGATTCTTAAGCAGCGCTTCCCTGGAATTCCTCAGTCAACACTAGACATTAGTAAAATCCAATACGACAGA GATTTGGGACAAGCTGTTTTAGAAAGCTATTCAAGAATAATAGAAAGCAGGGCATTCACAATCATGTCACGAATTGAAGACGTTCTCCAAGCAGATGCCATGGCCCAAAATCCTTCCAATGGAGAAGTAAAGAGATCACTACCAGATACAGAAGAAGTAGGTAAAACACTTCTGGACTTCATCGGTTGGACAGCAGACCAAGAAGATAACAACACAAAGAAAGATTTGAAAGAGGACTCAACTAAAGATGTTGATGTGAAGTTTCTTGGCAAACCTCCTAATATAGTCACCAACAAGAGATTTTCTTACCTAGAGAACTTAGGTATGTGTAGAAGTCCAACAGCCCGCCACTAA